A region of Clostridium acetobutylicum ATCC 824 DNA encodes the following proteins:
- a CDS encoding YebC/PmpR family DNA-binding transcriptional regulator — translation MSGHSKWHNIQAKKGKADAKRGKVFTKIGKEIAVAVKTGGANLDANSKLRDCVAKAKAANMPMDTINRAIKKGAGELEGVNYEEIIYEGYGPAGVAMLVNVLTDNKNRSASDVRYCFDRNGGNLGASGCVAWMFQRKGQIVIEKNDSIDEDELMMKVLDFGAEDFASEEEVFIITTAQEEFSNVREALEKENFEFVSAELTMVPDNTVKLSLEDSERVQKLIDKLEDSDDVQDVYHNAEFDEAFEG, via the coding sequence ATGTCAGGACATTCAAAGTGGCATAATATTCAAGCTAAAAAAGGCAAGGCGGATGCCAAAAGAGGAAAAGTATTTACTAAAATAGGTAAAGAAATAGCTGTTGCTGTTAAGACAGGGGGAGCTAATCTTGATGCTAATTCAAAGTTAAGAGACTGTGTTGCAAAAGCTAAAGCAGCTAATATGCCTATGGATACTATAAATAGAGCTATAAAAAAAGGTGCAGGTGAACTTGAAGGTGTAAATTATGAAGAAATAATTTATGAAGGATATGGTCCTGCAGGTGTAGCAATGTTGGTTAATGTATTAACTGATAATAAAAATAGAAGTGCAAGTGATGTAAGATACTGTTTTGATAGAAATGGTGGAAACTTGGGTGCAAGTGGATGCGTAGCTTGGATGTTTCAGAGAAAAGGACAAATTGTAATTGAAAAAAATGATTCAATAGATGAGGATGAACTCATGATGAAAGTTTTAGATTTTGGAGCTGAGGATTTCGCTTCAGAGGAAGAAGTTTTCATAATCACAACAGCACAAGAAGAGTTTTCAAATGTACGTGAAGCTCTTGAAAAAGAAAATTTTGAGTTTGTATCTGCTGAATTAACAATGGTTCCAGATAATACTGTTAAATTAAGTCTTGAGGATTCTGAAAGAGTTCAAAAATTAATAGATAAACTCGAAGACAGTGATGACGTTCAAGATGTATATCACAATGCTGAGTTTGACGAGGCCTTTGAAGGATAA
- a CDS encoding YigZ family protein produces the protein MDYLTVGREIKVEFEEKKSLFIGHIKRVESEEEAKEFVEKIKNEHKDATHNVPAYIVGENRMIQKCSDNGEPQGTAGVPVLEVIKKNGITDTAIVVTRYFGGILLGTGGLVRAYSRSASDAVKEAGIVLKVKGVPLSIGINYDLLGKLQYHFSNKNWHIENIDYTDEVNILFNCESDKLEEVRKDVTEICHGNLKFNVGKEAYYFKGDNRLFQE, from the coding sequence ATGGACTATTTAACGGTTGGAAGAGAAATTAAAGTTGAATTTGAAGAAAAGAAATCTCTTTTTATAGGACATATAAAGAGAGTAGAGTCGGAAGAGGAAGCAAAGGAGTTTGTGGAGAAAATAAAAAATGAACACAAGGATGCTACTCATAATGTACCAGCATATATTGTGGGAGAAAACAGGATGATTCAAAAGTGTAGTGATAATGGTGAGCCACAAGGTACAGCAGGAGTTCCTGTGCTTGAGGTTATTAAGAAAAATGGAATAACAGATACAGCTATTGTTGTAACAAGATATTTTGGAGGAATACTTTTAGGGACAGGTGGGCTCGTTAGGGCTTATTCTAGAAGTGCCTCAGATGCTGTAAAGGAAGCAGGTATAGTTCTAAAGGTAAAGGGAGTACCATTATCTATAGGAATAAACTATGATCTTTTAGGTAAGCTTCAATATCATTTTTCGAATAAGAATTGGCATATTGAAAACATAGATTATACAGATGAGGTTAATATTTTATTTAACTGTGAAAGTGATAAGCTGGAGGAAGTAAGAAAAGATGTAACTGAAATATGTCATGGAAATTTAAAGTTTAATGTTGGTAAAGAAGCATACTACTTTAAGGGTGATAATAGATTATTTCAAGAATAA